The following proteins come from a genomic window of Balearica regulorum gibbericeps isolate bBalReg1 chromosome 9, bBalReg1.pri, whole genome shotgun sequence:
- the CEP63 gene encoding centrosomal protein of 63 kDa isoform X3: MCYKYNIKTEPEFQSLALRGHVVWVGMLRRQVEDTEKAKQDMVREYEQQLKKFQEELSRLRRSYEKLQKKQRRETREDANKRQEEDQFEMSRLTRKLEEFRQKSLDWEKQRLLYQQQVASLEAQRKALAEQSELIQQTQLANRKQILESVELASRSEIQHLTSKLERANDAICANELEVERLNMRVDDLTENNRMILEDQQRVQEELRQSKKMLEVLQDEKMELRATLQSQEDFIDSTKLHHEQLQKELARVTETLHTKELLIRALEERLQEKELSSPGLEHILLQLDVAQKKEQHLQSEVTHLENSLVSSNARCVQLSEELDENIKELQSMEEHHTESKAEIKKLKEQLSRAEQTHNSELEGMKREISRLTQELHQRDITIASASGSTSDLEQQLRTEIERAERKAVEHRVILVQLETLRLENRHLSEMLEKTECGMLEGKGVTLGALTEDYAIELNKLKSENQQLRKDLAEARAKLELTQQVCQDEPEGTAQQMQDEEPEAGDVQYRTTGEAQHKRDEQAERRHHKPGGTIQHHQGEPQRWGAAEIGAVTPETGELPTQTSRKDCTESLALGTLLGTDSLLHELDENKDFADEASKQSVSNDQRESVPLCPLPTASVGSIAARYLEEEELRSHHILECLNAHIEELKIESEKIVRQFGHQE, encoded by the exons ATGTGTTACAAATACAATATAAAGACTGAACCTGAATTTCAGAGTTTGGCTTTGCGTGGACATGTGGTTTGG GTTGGCATGTTGCGTCGTCAGGTAGAAGACACGGAAAAAGCTAAGCAGGACATGGTTAGAGAATATGAacaacagctgaagaaatttcAAGAGGAG TTGTCCAGGCTGAGGAGGAGCTAtgagaagctgcagaagaaacaacGAAGAGAAACTAGAGAAGACGCTAACAAGAGACAAGAGGAGGACCAGTTTGAAATGAGCCGACTGACCAGGAAGCTGGAG GAGTTTCGTCAAAAATCACTTGACTGGGAGAAGCAGCGCTTGCTTTACCAGCAGCAGGTGGCATCGCTGGAAGCACAGAGGAAGGCTTTGGCTGAGCAGTCTGAGCTCATTCAG CAGACTCAGCTTGCCAATCGGAAACAGATTCTGGAGTCAGTGGAGCTGGCTAGCAGATCAGAAATCCAGCACTTAACCAGCAAGCTGGAGAGGGCCAATGATGCTATCTGTGCCAACGAGTTGGAGGTGGAGAGACTTAACATGAGAGTGGACGACCTGACTGAAAACAATCGGATGATTCTGGAAGATCAGCAAAGAGTTCAAGAAGAATTAAGGCAATCCAAGAAAATGTTGGAG GTGCTACAGGATGAGAAGATGGAACTTAGAGCCACATTGCAGTCTCAGGAAGATTTCATTGACAGCACCAAGCTGCACCACGAACAGTTACAGAAAGAGCTGGCCAGGGTGACTGAAACTCTTCACACAAAAGAACTCCTCATCAG GGCCTTGGAGGAACGCTTGCAAGAGAAAGAATTGTCTTCTCCGGGGCTGGAGCAcattctgctgcagctggatgTTGCCCAGAAGAAGGAACAGCACTTACAGTCAGAAGTGACTCATCTTGAGAACAG CCTGGTGTCTTCAAATGCAAGGTGTGTACAGCTGAGCGAAGAGCTGGATGAGAATATCAAAGAGCTGCAGTCGATGGAAGAACACCATACCGAGTCAAAGGCAGAGATTAAAAAG CTGAAAGAGCAGCTCTCTCGAGCTGAACAAACTCACAACAGTGAGCTAGAAGGGATGAAAAGGGAAATCTCCAGGTTGACACAAGAGTTACACCAGCGGGATATCACAATCGCGTCTGCAAGTGGCTCCACGTCAGACCTAGAACAACAGCTGAGAACAGAGATtgaaagagcagagaggaaagcgGTGGAGCACAGg GTAATTCTGGTCCAGCTGGAAACCTTGAGGCTGGAAAACCGTCATCTCTCAGAGATGCTGGAAAAAACGGAGTGCGGTATGCTAGAG GGAAAAGGTGTCACCCTAGGAGCACTCACTGAAGACTATGCCATTGaactaaataaattaaaatctgagAACCAGCAATTGCGGAAGGATCTAGCGGAGGCCAGAGCAAAACTGGAGCTCACTCAGCAGGTCTGCCAGGATGAACCCGAGGGCACTGCTCAGCAGATGCAGGATGAAGAGCCCGAGGCCGGGGATGTGCAGTACAG GACAACGGGGGAAGCACAGCACAAACGTGATGAACAAGCAGAGAGAAGACATCACAAGCCTGGTGGGACTATTCAGCATCATCAAGGGGAGCCCCAGAGATGGGGGGCTGCTGAAATAGGAGCTGTGACCCCTGAGACGGGTGAGCTGCCCACCCAGACCAGCAGGAAGGACTGCACGGAGTCACTTGCTTTGGGCACCTTGCTGGGAACGGATTCTTTACTCCACGAGCTggatgaaaacaaagattttgcAGATGAAGCATCTAAGCAATCCGTCTCAAATGATCAGAGAGAATCTGTGCCTCTG TGCCCCCTGCCTACAGCTTCAGTTGGATCGATAGCTGCAAGATAcctggaagaggaagaactgAGATCCCATCACATCCTGGAGTGCCTAAATGCTCACATTGAGGAACTGAAAATAGAGAGTGAAAAGATAGTGAGACAATTTGGACACCAGGAGTAA
- the CEP63 gene encoding centrosomal protein of 63 kDa isoform X4: protein MEALLEGMQRNGQGSGGFLTSCEAELQELMKQIDIMVAHKKSEWEGQTQALEACLSVREQELSSARAALQEKHKEVGMLRRQVEDTEKAKQDMVREYEQQLKKFQEELSRLRRSYEKLQKKQRRETREDANKRQEEDQFEMSRLTRKLEEFRQKSLDWEKQRLLYQQQVASLEAQRKALAEQSELIQQTQLANRKQILESVELASRSEIQHLTSKLERANDAICANELEVERLNMRVDDLTENNRMILEDQQRVQEELRQSKKMLEVLQDEKMELRATLQSQEDFIDSTKLHHEQLQKELARVTETLHTKELLIRALEERLQEKELSSPGLEHILLQLDVAQKKEQHLQSEVTHLENSLVSSNARCVQLSEELDENIKELQSMEEHHTESKAEIKKLKEQLSRAEQTHNSELEGMKREISRLTQELHQRDITIASASGSTSDLEQQLRTEIERAERKAVEHRVILVQLETLRLENRHLSEMLEKTECGMLEGKGVTLGALTEDYAIELNKLKSENQQLRKDLAEARAKLELTQQVCQDEPEGTAQQMQDEEPEAGDVQYSAPCLQLQLDR from the exons ATGGAGGCTTTGCTGGAAGGAATGCAAAGAAACGGGCAGGGGAG tggTGGGTTCTTGACTTCCTGtgaggctgagctgcaggagctgatgAAGCAGATCGACATTATGGTGGCTCACAAGAAATCTGAATGGGAAGGACAGACGCAGGCTCTGGAAGCTTGCCTGAGTGTTCGAGAGCAGGAACTTTCCTCTGCCcgggctgctctgcaggaaaaacatAAGGAG GTTGGCATGTTGCGTCGTCAGGTAGAAGACACGGAAAAAGCTAAGCAGGACATGGTTAGAGAATATGAacaacagctgaagaaatttcAAGAGGAG TTGTCCAGGCTGAGGAGGAGCTAtgagaagctgcagaagaaacaacGAAGAGAAACTAGAGAAGACGCTAACAAGAGACAAGAGGAGGACCAGTTTGAAATGAGCCGACTGACCAGGAAGCTGGAG GAGTTTCGTCAAAAATCACTTGACTGGGAGAAGCAGCGCTTGCTTTACCAGCAGCAGGTGGCATCGCTGGAAGCACAGAGGAAGGCTTTGGCTGAGCAGTCTGAGCTCATTCAG CAGACTCAGCTTGCCAATCGGAAACAGATTCTGGAGTCAGTGGAGCTGGCTAGCAGATCAGAAATCCAGCACTTAACCAGCAAGCTGGAGAGGGCCAATGATGCTATCTGTGCCAACGAGTTGGAGGTGGAGAGACTTAACATGAGAGTGGACGACCTGACTGAAAACAATCGGATGATTCTGGAAGATCAGCAAAGAGTTCAAGAAGAATTAAGGCAATCCAAGAAAATGTTGGAG GTGCTACAGGATGAGAAGATGGAACTTAGAGCCACATTGCAGTCTCAGGAAGATTTCATTGACAGCACCAAGCTGCACCACGAACAGTTACAGAAAGAGCTGGCCAGGGTGACTGAAACTCTTCACACAAAAGAACTCCTCATCAG GGCCTTGGAGGAACGCTTGCAAGAGAAAGAATTGTCTTCTCCGGGGCTGGAGCAcattctgctgcagctggatgTTGCCCAGAAGAAGGAACAGCACTTACAGTCAGAAGTGACTCATCTTGAGAACAG CCTGGTGTCTTCAAATGCAAGGTGTGTACAGCTGAGCGAAGAGCTGGATGAGAATATCAAAGAGCTGCAGTCGATGGAAGAACACCATACCGAGTCAAAGGCAGAGATTAAAAAG CTGAAAGAGCAGCTCTCTCGAGCTGAACAAACTCACAACAGTGAGCTAGAAGGGATGAAAAGGGAAATCTCCAGGTTGACACAAGAGTTACACCAGCGGGATATCACAATCGCGTCTGCAAGTGGCTCCACGTCAGACCTAGAACAACAGCTGAGAACAGAGATtgaaagagcagagaggaaagcgGTGGAGCACAGg GTAATTCTGGTCCAGCTGGAAACCTTGAGGCTGGAAAACCGTCATCTCTCAGAGATGCTGGAAAAAACGGAGTGCGGTATGCTAGAG GGAAAAGGTGTCACCCTAGGAGCACTCACTGAAGACTATGCCATTGaactaaataaattaaaatctgagAACCAGCAATTGCGGAAGGATCTAGCGGAGGCCAGAGCAAAACTGGAGCTCACTCAGCAGGTCTGCCAGGATGAACCCGAGGGCACTGCTCAGCAGATGCAGGATGAAGAGCCCGAGGCCGGGGATGTGCAGTACAG TGCCCCCTGCCTACAGCTTCAGTTGGATCGATAG
- the ANAPC13 gene encoding anaphase-promoting complex subunit 13 has translation MDSEVQRDGRILDLIDDAWREDKLPYEDVAIPLNELPEPEQDNGGTTESVKEQEMKWTDLALQYLHENVPPTGN, from the exons ATGGACAGTGAAGTGCAAAGGGATGGCAGAATCCTGGATTTGATCGATGATGCCTGGAGGGAAGATAAATTGCCGTACGAGGATGTGGCTATCCCTCTG AATGAGCTTCCTGAACCAGAGCAAGACAACGGTGGCACAACTGAGTCTGtgaaagagcaagaaatgaAGTGGACAGATTTGGCTCTCCAGTATCTCCATGAAAACGTTCCGCCCACGGGAAACTAG
- the CEP63 gene encoding centrosomal protein of 63 kDa isoform X1 yields the protein MEALLEGMQRNGQGSGGFLTSCEAELQELMKQIDIMVAHKKSEWEGQTQALEACLSVREQELSSARAALQEKHKEVGMLRRQVEDTEKAKQDMVREYEQQLKKFQEELSRLRRSYEKLQKKQRRETREDANKRQEEDQFEMSRLTRKLEEFRQKSLDWEKQRLLYQQQVASLEAQRKALAEQSELIQQTQLANRKQILESVELASRSEIQHLTSKLERANDAICANELEVERLNMRVDDLTENNRMILEDQQRVQEELRQSKKMLEVLQDEKMELRATLQSQEDFIDSTKLHHEQLQKELARVTETLHTKELLIRALEERLQEKELSSPGLEHILLQLDVAQKKEQHLQSEVTHLENSLVSSNARCVQLSEELDENIKELQSMEEHHTESKAEIKKLKEQLSRAEQTHNSELEGMKREISRLTQELHQRDITIASASGSTSDLEQQLRTEIERAERKAVEHRVILVQLETLRLENRHLSEMLEKTECGMLEGKGVTLGALTEDYAIELNKLKSENQQLRKDLAEARAKLELTQQVCQDEPEGTAQQMQDEEPEAGDVQYRTTGEAQHKRDEQAERRHHKPGGTIQHHQGEPQRWGAAEIGAVTPETGELPTQTSRKDCTESLALGTLLGTDSLLHELDENKDFADEASKQSVSNDQRESVPLCPLPTASVGSIAARYLEEEELRSHHILECLNAHIEELKIESEKIVRQFGHQE from the exons ATGGAGGCTTTGCTGGAAGGAATGCAAAGAAACGGGCAGGGGAG tggTGGGTTCTTGACTTCCTGtgaggctgagctgcaggagctgatgAAGCAGATCGACATTATGGTGGCTCACAAGAAATCTGAATGGGAAGGACAGACGCAGGCTCTGGAAGCTTGCCTGAGTGTTCGAGAGCAGGAACTTTCCTCTGCCcgggctgctctgcaggaaaaacatAAGGAG GTTGGCATGTTGCGTCGTCAGGTAGAAGACACGGAAAAAGCTAAGCAGGACATGGTTAGAGAATATGAacaacagctgaagaaatttcAAGAGGAG TTGTCCAGGCTGAGGAGGAGCTAtgagaagctgcagaagaaacaacGAAGAGAAACTAGAGAAGACGCTAACAAGAGACAAGAGGAGGACCAGTTTGAAATGAGCCGACTGACCAGGAAGCTGGAG GAGTTTCGTCAAAAATCACTTGACTGGGAGAAGCAGCGCTTGCTTTACCAGCAGCAGGTGGCATCGCTGGAAGCACAGAGGAAGGCTTTGGCTGAGCAGTCTGAGCTCATTCAG CAGACTCAGCTTGCCAATCGGAAACAGATTCTGGAGTCAGTGGAGCTGGCTAGCAGATCAGAAATCCAGCACTTAACCAGCAAGCTGGAGAGGGCCAATGATGCTATCTGTGCCAACGAGTTGGAGGTGGAGAGACTTAACATGAGAGTGGACGACCTGACTGAAAACAATCGGATGATTCTGGAAGATCAGCAAAGAGTTCAAGAAGAATTAAGGCAATCCAAGAAAATGTTGGAG GTGCTACAGGATGAGAAGATGGAACTTAGAGCCACATTGCAGTCTCAGGAAGATTTCATTGACAGCACCAAGCTGCACCACGAACAGTTACAGAAAGAGCTGGCCAGGGTGACTGAAACTCTTCACACAAAAGAACTCCTCATCAG GGCCTTGGAGGAACGCTTGCAAGAGAAAGAATTGTCTTCTCCGGGGCTGGAGCAcattctgctgcagctggatgTTGCCCAGAAGAAGGAACAGCACTTACAGTCAGAAGTGACTCATCTTGAGAACAG CCTGGTGTCTTCAAATGCAAGGTGTGTACAGCTGAGCGAAGAGCTGGATGAGAATATCAAAGAGCTGCAGTCGATGGAAGAACACCATACCGAGTCAAAGGCAGAGATTAAAAAG CTGAAAGAGCAGCTCTCTCGAGCTGAACAAACTCACAACAGTGAGCTAGAAGGGATGAAAAGGGAAATCTCCAGGTTGACACAAGAGTTACACCAGCGGGATATCACAATCGCGTCTGCAAGTGGCTCCACGTCAGACCTAGAACAACAGCTGAGAACAGAGATtgaaagagcagagaggaaagcgGTGGAGCACAGg GTAATTCTGGTCCAGCTGGAAACCTTGAGGCTGGAAAACCGTCATCTCTCAGAGATGCTGGAAAAAACGGAGTGCGGTATGCTAGAG GGAAAAGGTGTCACCCTAGGAGCACTCACTGAAGACTATGCCATTGaactaaataaattaaaatctgagAACCAGCAATTGCGGAAGGATCTAGCGGAGGCCAGAGCAAAACTGGAGCTCACTCAGCAGGTCTGCCAGGATGAACCCGAGGGCACTGCTCAGCAGATGCAGGATGAAGAGCCCGAGGCCGGGGATGTGCAGTACAG GACAACGGGGGAAGCACAGCACAAACGTGATGAACAAGCAGAGAGAAGACATCACAAGCCTGGTGGGACTATTCAGCATCATCAAGGGGAGCCCCAGAGATGGGGGGCTGCTGAAATAGGAGCTGTGACCCCTGAGACGGGTGAGCTGCCCACCCAGACCAGCAGGAAGGACTGCACGGAGTCACTTGCTTTGGGCACCTTGCTGGGAACGGATTCTTTACTCCACGAGCTggatgaaaacaaagattttgcAGATGAAGCATCTAAGCAATCCGTCTCAAATGATCAGAGAGAATCTGTGCCTCTG TGCCCCCTGCCTACAGCTTCAGTTGGATCGATAGCTGCAAGATAcctggaagaggaagaactgAGATCCCATCACATCCTGGAGTGCCTAAATGCTCACATTGAGGAACTGAAAATAGAGAGTGAAAAGATAGTGAGACAATTTGGACACCAGGAGTAA
- the CEP63 gene encoding centrosomal protein of 63 kDa isoform X2, translating into MEALLEGMQRNGQGSGGFLTSCEAELQELMKQIDIMVAHKKSEWEGQTQALEACLSVREQELSSARAALQEKHKEVGMLRRQVEDTEKAKQDMVREYEQQLKKFQEELSRLRRSYEKLQKKQRRETREDANKRQEEDQFEMSRLTRKLEEFRQKSLDWEKQRLLYQQQVASLEAQRKALAEQSELIQTQLANRKQILESVELASRSEIQHLTSKLERANDAICANELEVERLNMRVDDLTENNRMILEDQQRVQEELRQSKKMLEVLQDEKMELRATLQSQEDFIDSTKLHHEQLQKELARVTETLHTKELLIRALEERLQEKELSSPGLEHILLQLDVAQKKEQHLQSEVTHLENSLVSSNARCVQLSEELDENIKELQSMEEHHTESKAEIKKLKEQLSRAEQTHNSELEGMKREISRLTQELHQRDITIASASGSTSDLEQQLRTEIERAERKAVEHRVILVQLETLRLENRHLSEMLEKTECGMLEGKGVTLGALTEDYAIELNKLKSENQQLRKDLAEARAKLELTQQVCQDEPEGTAQQMQDEEPEAGDVQYRTTGEAQHKRDEQAERRHHKPGGTIQHHQGEPQRWGAAEIGAVTPETGELPTQTSRKDCTESLALGTLLGTDSLLHELDENKDFADEASKQSVSNDQRESVPLCPLPTASVGSIAARYLEEEELRSHHILECLNAHIEELKIESEKIVRQFGHQE; encoded by the exons ATGGAGGCTTTGCTGGAAGGAATGCAAAGAAACGGGCAGGGGAG tggTGGGTTCTTGACTTCCTGtgaggctgagctgcaggagctgatgAAGCAGATCGACATTATGGTGGCTCACAAGAAATCTGAATGGGAAGGACAGACGCAGGCTCTGGAAGCTTGCCTGAGTGTTCGAGAGCAGGAACTTTCCTCTGCCcgggctgctctgcaggaaaaacatAAGGAG GTTGGCATGTTGCGTCGTCAGGTAGAAGACACGGAAAAAGCTAAGCAGGACATGGTTAGAGAATATGAacaacagctgaagaaatttcAAGAGGAG TTGTCCAGGCTGAGGAGGAGCTAtgagaagctgcagaagaaacaacGAAGAGAAACTAGAGAAGACGCTAACAAGAGACAAGAGGAGGACCAGTTTGAAATGAGCCGACTGACCAGGAAGCTGGAG GAGTTTCGTCAAAAATCACTTGACTGGGAGAAGCAGCGCTTGCTTTACCAGCAGCAGGTGGCATCGCTGGAAGCACAGAGGAAGGCTTTGGCTGAGCAGTCTGAGCTCATTCAG ACTCAGCTTGCCAATCGGAAACAGATTCTGGAGTCAGTGGAGCTGGCTAGCAGATCAGAAATCCAGCACTTAACCAGCAAGCTGGAGAGGGCCAATGATGCTATCTGTGCCAACGAGTTGGAGGTGGAGAGACTTAACATGAGAGTGGACGACCTGACTGAAAACAATCGGATGATTCTGGAAGATCAGCAAAGAGTTCAAGAAGAATTAAGGCAATCCAAGAAAATGTTGGAG GTGCTACAGGATGAGAAGATGGAACTTAGAGCCACATTGCAGTCTCAGGAAGATTTCATTGACAGCACCAAGCTGCACCACGAACAGTTACAGAAAGAGCTGGCCAGGGTGACTGAAACTCTTCACACAAAAGAACTCCTCATCAG GGCCTTGGAGGAACGCTTGCAAGAGAAAGAATTGTCTTCTCCGGGGCTGGAGCAcattctgctgcagctggatgTTGCCCAGAAGAAGGAACAGCACTTACAGTCAGAAGTGACTCATCTTGAGAACAG CCTGGTGTCTTCAAATGCAAGGTGTGTACAGCTGAGCGAAGAGCTGGATGAGAATATCAAAGAGCTGCAGTCGATGGAAGAACACCATACCGAGTCAAAGGCAGAGATTAAAAAG CTGAAAGAGCAGCTCTCTCGAGCTGAACAAACTCACAACAGTGAGCTAGAAGGGATGAAAAGGGAAATCTCCAGGTTGACACAAGAGTTACACCAGCGGGATATCACAATCGCGTCTGCAAGTGGCTCCACGTCAGACCTAGAACAACAGCTGAGAACAGAGATtgaaagagcagagaggaaagcgGTGGAGCACAGg GTAATTCTGGTCCAGCTGGAAACCTTGAGGCTGGAAAACCGTCATCTCTCAGAGATGCTGGAAAAAACGGAGTGCGGTATGCTAGAG GGAAAAGGTGTCACCCTAGGAGCACTCACTGAAGACTATGCCATTGaactaaataaattaaaatctgagAACCAGCAATTGCGGAAGGATCTAGCGGAGGCCAGAGCAAAACTGGAGCTCACTCAGCAGGTCTGCCAGGATGAACCCGAGGGCACTGCTCAGCAGATGCAGGATGAAGAGCCCGAGGCCGGGGATGTGCAGTACAG GACAACGGGGGAAGCACAGCACAAACGTGATGAACAAGCAGAGAGAAGACATCACAAGCCTGGTGGGACTATTCAGCATCATCAAGGGGAGCCCCAGAGATGGGGGGCTGCTGAAATAGGAGCTGTGACCCCTGAGACGGGTGAGCTGCCCACCCAGACCAGCAGGAAGGACTGCACGGAGTCACTTGCTTTGGGCACCTTGCTGGGAACGGATTCTTTACTCCACGAGCTggatgaaaacaaagattttgcAGATGAAGCATCTAAGCAATCCGTCTCAAATGATCAGAGAGAATCTGTGCCTCTG TGCCCCCTGCCTACAGCTTCAGTTGGATCGATAGCTGCAAGATAcctggaagaggaagaactgAGATCCCATCACATCCTGGAGTGCCTAAATGCTCACATTGAGGAACTGAAAATAGAGAGTGAAAAGATAGTGAGACAATTTGGACACCAGGAGTAA